A genomic segment from Garra rufa chromosome 5, GarRuf1.0, whole genome shotgun sequence encodes:
- the LOC141334776 gene encoding interferon-induced protein with tetratricopeptide repeats 5-like, producing the protein MKRNLEGALKSKLLLQECHFTWSLREGKDFALCDLLNRLEEQIQLECKEARVTRAYNSFGFIHYLYGNQQEALANLQKSVEIAKERYKDSDKVLIVTYGDLAWLHYYMNEFSKCEDYLKELERIHKKNSEGFSYTVEVLREKGWTFLKFSHKYSHAAKECFRRALEMQLDDGDLNAGYATALYRTTKNILDSSESPTIKQLEKAIELNPDDAVLLLLLALMLQHNKDDRIISETAQKKVTMALKMSSENPHVIRYTAKFFRQLGNMDIAINLLEDALQATPNSAFIHHQLALCYKKKKTFLEQKRRTNGKAKFNVKESDEIQQYLDQCIYHLNMAISLKPSFVIATADLALHYGQLGSSKAERLFEEAFKMANNEKQYLQAVHCIYGQYQLYHKRFEPLAFHHFMQGLRLEPESELGMVCEKKLKIMMQHRIKWLNSPDDGMVCGIQGFIHEVKGEKYMAEKLYERALRNGLEFGEMFAEMRIWLLSFSETEKSVLNLIFDGGSYEVDSGRIKTFKGAMNKEAVHLVDINICNAKSMLRWEKLTPGPHVILLAFTLHDGEFTDQTKEILEDLEFLGEKFWNHVVVVFTEGDCGINEYAGAQRTVLEWLLEKCQDKYCICGSKPETTERRELLERIEMLISRNNAMHLVLPDISDGDSQSPSDILRRLDLKDYMFTPEVIHQEGQRKYRLQCSHAGWFCCEFTRIGFNMKGEGEVLYSTDLQDSDCPVPANHYQAGPVYDIECVQGELSQLRLPHCETSIEDASHFMSVTHYLNQMVDILKPQNITSTHITVSITGTSKFFISKKENWFAGHWSKTNGQVMLFYLQPAHRLHVFLQPRSVDPREVHLKCFSPSILPHSL; encoded by the exons ATGAAGAGGAA tCTTGAAGGGGCCTTAAAATCAAAACTGCTCCTGCAGGAGTGCCATTTTACTTGGTCTCTAAGAGAAGGCAAAGACTTTGCTCTTTGTGATTTACTGAATCGTCTTGAGGAGCAGATTCAGCTGGAATGTAAAGAGGCGAGAGTAACACGAGCTTACAACAGTTTTGGATTCATTCATTATCTATATGGAAACCAGCAGGAAGCACTCGCAAATCTCCAGAAATCAGTGGAGATTGCAAAAGAACGCTACAAAGACAGTGATAAAGTTCTTATTGTGACCTATGGAGACCTTGCCTGGTTGCACTATTATATGAATGAGTTCTCCAAATGTGAAGACTACTTGAAAGAGTTAGAGAggattcacaaaaaaaattctgaaggatTCAGTTATACTGTTGAGGTACTCAGAGAAAAGGGTTGGACTTTTCTTAAATTCTCTCACAAATATTCACATGCTGCAAAGGAATGCTTTAGACGGGCCCTTGAAATGCAACTGGATGACGGTGATTTAAATGCAGGCTATGCTACTGCACTGTACAGAACAACGAAAAACATCCTTGACTCTTCAGaatcaccaacaataaaacagcttGAAAAAGCTATTGAGCTTAATCCAGATGATGCTGTTCTTTTGCTGTTGCTGGCTTTGATGCTGCAGCATAACAAAGATGACAGGATAATATCTGAAACTGCACAGAAGAAGGTGACTATGGCACTGAAGATGTCCTCTGAAAACCCACACGTCATAAGATACACAGCAAAATTTTTCCGCCAGTTAGGAAACATGGACATTGCTATTAATCTACTAGAAGATGCCTTGCAAGCTACACCAAACTCTGCCTTTATACACCATCAACTGGCTCTGtgttacaaaaagaaaaaaacattcctGGAACAGAAACGTAGGACAAATGGCAAAGCAAAGTTCAATGTTAAAGAGTCTGATGAAATACAGCAATACCTGGATCAGTGCATCTATCATCTAAATATGGCGATTTCCCTAAAGCCGTCTTTTGTTATTGCCACGGCAGATTTAGCACTGCATTATGGACAACTAGGTAGCTCCAAAGCTGAGAGGCTTTTTGAAGAAGCATTTAAAATGGCTAATAATGAAAAGCAATATCTGCAGGCAGTTCATTGTATATATGGGCAATACCAGCTCTACCACAAAAGATTTGAACCGCTGGCCTTCCATCATTTCATGCAAGGTCTGAGGCTGGAACCAGAATCAGAGCTAGGCATGGTGtgtgaaaaaaaactgaaaatcatgatGCAACATCGTATTAAATGGCTGAATAGCCCAGATGACGGCATGGTGTGTGGCATACAAGGATTCATTCATGAAGTGAAGGGTGAAAAATACATGGCTGAAAAGCTTTATGAGAGAGCCTTAAGAAATGGACTTGAATTTG GTGAAATGTTCGCAGAGATGAGGATTTGGCTCCTGAGTTTCAGCGAAACAGAAAAATCTGTTCTAAACCTGATTTTTGATGGAGGAAGCTACGAAGTTGACAGTGGTAGGATTAAGACTTTCAAAGGTGCAATGAACAAGGAGGCTGTGCACTTGGTTGATATTAACATCTGCAATGCCAAGAGCATGCTTAGATGGGAAAAACTGACTCCTGGACCTCATGTCATTCTACTTGCATTTACTCTACATGATGGTGAATTCACAGACCAGACCAAAGAGATTCTTGAAGATTTGGAGTTTCTTGGAGAGAAATTCTGGAATCATGTCGTTGTAGTGTTTACAGAGGGGGACTGTGGTATAAATGAGTATGCTGGAGCTCAGAGAACCGTGTTGGAGTGGCTTCTTGAAAAATGTCAAGACAAATACTGCATCTGTGGCTCCAAACCAGAAACCACTGAGAGGAGAGAGCTTTTAGAGAGGATAGAGATGTTGATCAGTAGAAATAATGCAATGCATCTGGTATTACCAGACATTTCAGATGGAGATTCTCAATCCCCCTCAGACATTTTAAGG AGGCTAGATCTGAAAGATTATATGTTCACTCCCGAGGTCATCCATCAAGAGGGGCAAAGGAAATACCG GTTACAATGCAGCCATGCAGGCTGGTTCTGTTGTGAGTTTACACGGATTGGTTTTAACATGAAGGGGGAAGGAGAGGTGCTGTACAGCACTGATCTTCAGGACAGCGACTGTCCAGTCCCTGCCAACCATTACCAAGCAGGACCCGTGTATGATATCGAATGTGTTCAGGGTGAGCTGTCGCAACTCAGACTACCTCACTGTGAGACCTCCATTG aggATGCCAGCCACTTCATGTCAGTTACACATTACTTGAATCAGATGGTCGATATTCTGAAACCTCAGAATATCACAAGCACACATATTACAGTCAGCATCACAGGAACATCAAAGTTTTTTATTTCCAAAAAGGAAAACTGGTTTGCAGGTCATTGGTCTAAAACTAATGGCCAGGTGATGCTGTTCTACCTACAGCCAGCACACAGGCTGCATGTGTTTCTACAACCACGCAGTGTGGATCCCAGAGaagtacatttaaaatgtttttccccCTCCATTTTACCTCattcattataa